One Miscanthus floridulus cultivar M001 chromosome 11, ASM1932011v1, whole genome shotgun sequence DNA window includes the following coding sequences:
- the LOC136492843 gene encoding probable receptor-like protein kinase At1g49730 — MPALLPFRRRSSPIPLLLLLSLFASSPLFLSPSPAATAVGDCPLDFSWANFTLAAAACSDPTQRAACCRYINAFVAISIARYANATGRLGVPPAFAEICLSSVSETFKLRGIPTDADVFCGLGPKIRVSYQCAGRDTVLEMMQSPNFNDVIGSCRGPLSLDITCKTCLNYGIVYLHRLIGSDDNVGLSVCRNAVFVTLATQEGILSYEDIVKCFFGVQRITTFPGPASVTSTPASSPNVTVDSPAPNIKSLPQKHQQHYRITVIPGIGIGVILLAVLLQIVLVVLIRRKSRELKNAEFPARNLDNTFHHNQSWRWPDGQSPMFQRYSYKETMKATDNFSTVIGKGGFGTVCKAQFNDGSIAAVKRMDKVSKQAEEEFCREMELLARLHHRHLVTLKGFCIEKKERFLVYEYMANGCLKDHLHSSGRKPLSWQTRLQIAMDVANALEYLHFFCNPPLCHRDIKSSNILLDEHFVAKVADFGLAHASRTGAISFEAVNTDIRGTPGYMDPEYVVTQELTEKSDIYSYGVLLLELVTGRRAIQDNKNLVEWAQMHLSSGVISPEIVDPRIRAAVDMDQLHLMVGIVQWCTQREGRQRPSIRQVLRMLSERLDPGNGSFGEGMEDAEGGFYPRSSNCGTHHRNELVPYSGDMRSLHSSSSTTRSYCSRSMLLESGQTQSPPETL; from the exons ATGCCGGCGCTGCTGCCCTTCCGCCGCCGGTCCTCCCCCATTCCCTTGCTACTGCTCTTATCGCTCTTCGCCTCctcccctctcttcctctccccgaGCCCCGCAGCAACCGCCGTCGGAG ATTGCCCTCTGGATTTTAGCTGGGCAAACTTCACACTAGCTGCGGCCGCCTGCTCTGATCCGACCCAGCGGGCGGCGTGCTGCCGCTACATCAATGCGTTCGTTGCCATTTCCATTGCTCGCTACGCCAACGCCACGGGCAGGCTGGGGGTCCCTCCTGCCTTTGCTGAGATCTGTCTCAGCTCCGTGTCCGAGACGTTCAAGCTGCGGGGCATCCCCACCGATGCCGATGTCTTCTGCGGGTTGGGACCCAAGATACGGGTTTCGTATCAGTGCGCTGGGCGGGATACCGTGCTGGAGATGATGCAGTCCCCAAACTTCAACGACGTTATCGGGAGCTGCAGGGGCCCTTTGTCGCTGGATATCACCTGTAAGACTTGCTTGAATTATGGCATCGTGTATCTCCATCGCCTCATCGGTTCAGACGATAATGTTGGCCTGAGCGTGTGCCGCAACGCGGTTTTTGTAACGCTTGCGACTCAAGAGGGTATTCTTTCATACGAAGATATCGTCAAGTGCTTCTTTGGTGTCCAGAGAATCACCACATTTCCAG GACCAGCATCTGTCACATCGACCCCAGCATCCTCTCCAAATGTCACTGTTGATTCTCCGGCTCCAAATATCAAGAGTCTTCCACAGAAACATCAGCAACACTACAGGATTACAGTTATTCCAGGGATAGGAATTGGTGTTATATTGCTTGCTGTGCTGCTGCAAATCGTCTTAGTGGTCCTGATTCGTAGAAAGAGCAGGGAATTGAAGAATGCTGAATTTCCTGCTCGGAATCTAGATAACACATTTCACCACAATCAATCCTGGAGATGGCCCGATG GCCAATCACCAATGTTCCAAAGGTACAGCTACAAAGAAACAATGAAAGCAACGGATAATTTCAGCACAGTTATTGGAAAGGGAGGATTTGGAACTGTCTGTAAAGCTCAATTCAATGATGGCTCTATAGCTGCGGTGAAAAGGATGGACAAGGTTTCAAAACAAGCTGAAGAAGAGTTCTGTAGAGAAATGGAACTCTTGGCTAGGTTGCATCATCGCCATCTCGTGACCCTCAAGGGCTTCTGTATTGAAAAGAAAGAAAG GTTTcttgtgtatgaatacatggcgAACGGATGTCTAAAAGATCACCTGCACT CATCTGGAAGGAAGCCGTTAAGCTGGCAGACAAGGCTACAGATTGCAATGGACGTGGCCAATGCTCTG GAGTATCTTCATTTCTTTTGTAACCCTCCACTCTGCCATAGAGACATCAAATCGAGCAATATTCTTTTGGATGAGCATTTTGTTGCAAAG GTTGCTGATTTTGGCCTTGCACATGCATCAAGAACTGGAGCGATCAGCTTTGAAGCTGTGAACACGGATATACGAGGAACCCCAG GGTACATGGACCCTGAATATGTGGTTACTCAAGAGTTGACAGAGAAGAGTGATATATACAGCTACGGCGTGCTTCTTTTGGAGCTTGTGACTGGACGGAGAGCAATACAAGACAACAAGAACTTGGTTGAGTGGGCACAGATGCACCTTTCGTCTGGAGTGATCTCTCCTGAAATTGTAGACCCAAGGATCAGGGCTGCTGTTGACATGGACCAGCTGCATCTCATGGTCGGCATTGTGCAATGGTGCACCCAGAGAGAAGGGCGGCAGAGGCCATCCATCAGGCAGGTTTTGAGGATGCTCTCAGAGAGGCTGGATCCAGGGAACGGCAGCTTTGGTGAGGGCATGGAAGACGCAGAGGGGGGCTTTTATCCCAGGAGCAGCAACTGTGGCACCCATCACCGGAACGAGCTGGTCCCTTACAGCGGTGACATGAGGTCCCTGCATTCCTCATCGAGCACGACCAGGTCTTACTGCAGCCGCAGCATGCTGCTTGAGAGTGGGCAGACTCAATCTCCCCCAGAAACCCTGTGA
- the LOC136492844 gene encoding uncharacterized protein, with protein sequence MPHAKTDSEVTSLAPSSPPRSPPRTRGAVYYVQSPSRDSHDGETKTATSVHSTPALSPMASPRHSHSSVGRDSSSSRFSGHHKRKADKGHGSSNKGAPGGKGWQEIGVIEEEGFLDDEEEHTRIVPRKCYYFLVFVLSFVALFSFFALVLWGASRSQKPHIVMKSIRFDNFIIQAGTDASLVPTDMATTNSTVKFTYRNKGTFFGIHVTADPFQLSYSQLTLASGDLNKFYQARSSSRTVSVAVVGNKVPLYGGGPTLTAAPGAGGKGAQASTTVASVPMVLRTTLHSRAYVLGALVKPKFTLAVECRVLMNPSKQNKPISLEKACHYS encoded by the exons ATGCCGCACGCCAAGACGGACTCGGAGGTGACGAGCCTggcgccgtcgtcgccgccgcggtCGCCGCCACGGACCCGCGGGGCCGTGTACTACGTGCAGAGCCCGTCCCGAGACTCGCACGACGGCGAGACGAAGACAGCGACGTCCGTGCACTCCACCCCCGCGCTGAGCCCCATGGCGTCGCCGCGGCACTCGCACTCGTCCGTGGGTAGGGACTCCTCCTCCAGCCGCTTCTCGGGGCACCACAAGCGCAAGGCCGACAAGGGACACGGCAGCAGCAACAAGGGCGCGCCGGGCGGCAAGGGGTGGCAGGAGATCGGCGTGATCGAGGAGGAGGGCTTCCTGGACGACGAGGAGGAGCACACCCGGATCGTGCCCCGCAAGTGCTACTACTTCCTCGTCTTCGTGCTCAGCTTCGTGGCGCTCTTCTCCTTCTTCGCGCTCGTGCTGTGGGGCGCCAGCAGGTCGCAGAAGCCGCACATCGTGATGAAGAGCATCCGCTTCGACAACTTCATCATCCAGGCCGGCACCGACGcgtcgctcgtgcccaccgacaTGGCCACCACCAACTCCACCGTCAAGTTCACCTACCGCAACAAGGGCACCTTCTTCGGGATCCACGTCACCGCCGACCCGTTCCAGCTCTCCTACAGCCAGCTCACGCTCGCGTCCGGAGAC CTGAACAAGTTCTACCAggctcgcagcagcagccgcaccGTGAGCGTCGCCGTGGTCGGGAACAAGGTGCCGCTGTACGGCGGTGGGCCGACGCTGACGGCGGCGCCGGGGGCCGGCGGCAAGGGGGCGCAGGCGAGCACCACGGTGGCGTCGGTGCCCATGGTGCTGAGGACGACGCTGCACTCGCGGGCCTACGTGCTGGGCGCGCTGGTGAAGCCCAAGTTCACGCTCGCCGTCGAGTGCAGGGTGCTCATGAACCCCAGCAAGCAGAACAAGCCAATCTCGCTTGAGAAGGCCTGCCACTACTCATAA